Proteins encoded by one window of Mustela erminea isolate mMusErm1 chromosome 7, mMusErm1.Pri, whole genome shotgun sequence:
- the TXNDC9 gene encoding thioredoxin domain-containing protein 9: MEANASVDMFSKVLENQLLQTTKLVEEHLDSEIQKLDQMDEDELERLKEKRLEALRKAQQQKQEWLSKGHGEYREIPSERDFFQEVKESKKVVCHFYRDTTFRCKILDRHLVILSKKHLETKFLKLNVEKAPFLCERLRIKVIPTLALVKDGKTQDYVVGFTDLGNTDDFTTETLEWRLGCSDILNYSGNLMEPPFQSQKKFGTNFTKLEKKTIRGKKYDSDSDDD; the protein is encoded by the exons ATGGAAGCTAATGCATCTGTTGACATGTTTTCAAAAGTCCTGGAAAATCAGTTGCTTCAGACTACGAAACTAGTAGAAGAACATTTGGATTCTGAAATTCAGAAACTGGATCAGATGGATGAAGATGAATTGGAACGCCTCAAAGAAAAGAGACTTGAGGCACTAAGGAAAGCTCAACAGCAGAAACAA GAGTGGCTTTCAAAAGGACATGGGGAATACAGAGAAATCCCTAGTGAGAGAGACTTTTTTCAAGAAGTCAAGGAGAGTAAAAAAGTGGTTTGCCATTTCTACAGAGACACCACATTCAG GTGTAAAATATTAGACCGACATTTGGTGATACTGTCTAAGAAACATCTTGAGACCAAATTTCTGAAGCTGAATGTGGAAAAGGCACCTTTCCTTTGTGAGAGACTGCGTATCAAAGTCATTCCCACACTAGCACTggtaaaagatggaaaaacacaaGATTATGTTGTTGGATTTACTGACTTAGGAAATACAGATGACTTCACCACAGAAACTTTAGAATGGAGGCTGGGTTGTTCTGATATTCTCAATTACAG tgGAAATTTAATGGAGCCACCATTTCAGAGCCAAAAGAAATTTGGAACAAACTTCacaaagctggaaaagaaaactaTCCGAGGGAAGAAATACGATTCAGACTCTGATGATGATTAG